A window from Rhea pennata isolate bPtePen1 chromosome 1, bPtePen1.pri, whole genome shotgun sequence encodes these proteins:
- the MTMR2 gene encoding myotubularin-related protein 2 isoform X4, with protein sequence MKYAFPVSNNLPLFAFEYKEVFPENGWKVYDPIWEYKRQGIPNESWRLTRINERYELCDTYPAILVVPVNIPDEELKRVASFRSRGRIPVLSWIHPESQATITRCSQPMVGVSGKRSKEDEKYLQVIMDSNAQSHKIFIFDARPSVNAVANKAKGGGYESEDAYQNAELVFLDIHNIHVMRESLRKLKEIVYPNIEETHWLSNLESTHWLEHIKLILAGALRIADKVESGKTSVVVHCSDGWDRTAQLTSLSLLMLDGYYRTIRGFEVLVEKEWLSFGHRFQLRVGHGDKNHADADRSPVFLQFIDCVWQMTRQFPTAFEFNEYFLITILDHLYSCLFGTFLCSSEQQRVKESLPKKTVSLWSYVNSQLEDFTNPLYVSYSNHVLYPVASMRHLELWVGYYIRWNPRMKPQEPVHNRYKELLAKRAELQKKVEELQREITNRSTSSSERAGSPAQCVTPVQTVV encoded by the exons GGAATTCCCAATGAAAGCTGGAGACTGACCAGGATTAATGAGCGCTACGAGCTGTGTGATACATACCCTGCTATTCTTGTTGTGCCTGTAAACATTCCTGATGAAGAATTAAAGAGAGTAGCATCTTTCAGATCAAGAGGACGCATACCA GTATTGTCATGGATTCATCCAGAAAGTCAAGCAACGATCACTCGCTGTAGCCAACCAATGGTGGGAGTGAGTGGCAAGCGAAGCAAGGAAGATGAAAAGTACCTTCAAGTCATCATGGATTCTAACGCTCAATCCCATAAAATCTTCATATTTGATGCAAGGCCCAGTGTGAATGCTGTAGCCAATAAG gcTAAAGGAGGGGGCTATGAGAGTGAGGATGCCTATCAGAATGCAGAATTAGTGTTCCTGGACATTCACAATATTCATGTTATGAGAGAATCACTGAGAAAACTGAAGGAGATTGTATATCCCAATATTGAAGAGACTCACTGGCTGTCTAATTTAGAGTCAACTCACTGGCTGGAGCATATCAAG CTCATTCTTGCTGGAGCTCTTCGAATTGCTGACAAAGTGGAGTCGGGGAAGACGTCTGTGGTAGTACACTGCAGTGATGGCTGGGACCGGACAGCCCAGCTtacctctctttctctgctcatGTTAGATGGCTACTACCGAACTATCAGGGGCTTCGAAGTACTGGTGGAGAAGGAGTGGCTGAGCTTTGGCCATAGATTTCAGCTG AGAGTGGGCCACGGAGATAAGAATCATGCAGATGCAGATCGTTCTCCTGTCTTCCTGCAGTTCATCGACTGTGTCTGGCAAATGACAAGACAG TTTCCTACAGCATTTGAGTTCAATGAGTACTTCCTGATAACCATCCTGGATCACCTGTACAGCTGTTTGTTTGGGACGTTCTTGTGTAGCAGTGAGCAGCAGAGAGTGAAGGAG AGCCTTCCAAAAAAGACTGTGTCACTTTGGTCTTACGTCAACAGCCAACTTGAAGACTTCACTAACCCCTTGTATGTGAGCTACTCCAACCATGTCCTGTATCCTGTGGCCAGCATGCGCCACCTCGAGCTGTGGGTCGGCTACTACATCCGATGGAATCCCAGGATGAAACCGCAG GAACCTGTCCACAATCGCTACAAGGAGCTTCTTGCCAAGCGGGCCGAGCTTCAAAAGAAAGTGGAGGAATTGCAGAGAGAAATCACCAACCGCTCCACCTCATCCTCGGAGAGAGCTGGCTCTCCCGCACAGTGTGTCACTCCTGTACAGACAGTTGTATAA